Below is a genomic region from Treponema sp. OMZ 798.
AGCCCTCAGGTACATTTAAAATAGAACAAGACAAAATACAGCCTGCCGAGTCCCCCTTATAAGCTAAAGCCTTAAGCCTTTCAAAAATATTCTCAGGGAGCTCATCATCTTCTTTAATAGGCGTTTCCGCTTTAAGGCCTGCAATTTCTTCGGCTCTTACCCTCACCTCAATAGGTTTTTTATCCGTTTTAAGGGCAAAGACCTCAAGCATCTTTTTTGCAACAGCTCCGCCTATAACACGCCCGATTGTTTCCCTGCCTGAAGCGCGGCCCCCGCCTCGGTAGTCCCTATGCCCGTATTTTACCTCATAAGCATAATCGGCATGCCCCGGACGGAAAACATCTTTTAAGTTGTCATAATCCTTGGATGAGGTTTCATTATTTCTAACAAGAACGGCAATAGGACTTCCGAGGGTCTTACCCTCAAAAACACCCGAAAGAATCTCGCAGATATCAGTCTCGTTTCGGCGGGTAGAAAAAACATTTTTTATGCTGTCACTATCGTCAAACGAGTTTTTAGGTTTTCTGCGGTTAAGCTCTTTTTGAATATCCTCTGCACAAAGGGGAATTCCGGCAGGGCATCCGTCTATCACAGCCCCTACCCCGGCACTCCTGCTTTCGCCAAAACTTGTCACCGTAAAAAACCGCCCAAAAGAATTTGCCCCCATAACTTCCCCTATAAAAACTTTTTGCAGCAAAGTTTTTCGAATATGAGCTCATTTATCACGTGTTCTTTTTTTAAGCCCTTTTTTTCAAACTTTGTTGCAGGACGCCAGCTTTGGGCAGGAGCGAATTTTTCGTACTTGGATTTTAGATCGGGAGTTTCGCTCAACTGTTCAAAGGCATCTTCTGCATAATTTTCCCAATCTGTCACCATATAAATATAGCCGCCCTTTTTTAATTTTTTTGAAAGCAAATCGGTTCGAGGTCTTCTTACAAGCCTCCTTTTGTGATTTCGCTTTTTTTGCCACGGATCGGGGAAAAAAATGTGAAAGCCGTCAACACATTCATCATTTATCATATTCTCTAAAACTTCAATTGCATCATGTTCAATAATCCTTAAATTATTCAATTTTTTTTCTTCTATTTCGCCTAAAAGCTTTCCCACCCCGGCCTTAAAAACTTCAATACCAAGATAATTTTTATCGGGATTGTCCTCGGCAATTTGAGCAGTTGCAGTTCCCATACCGAAACCGATTTCTATGATTACGGGATTATCATTTTGAAAAAAGGTTTTAAAGTCTATCAGACTTTCGGTATATGGAATACACCACTTTTGATAAAAAGACTCATAATTTCTTTTTTGCCCCTCAGTCATCCGCCCTGTTCTTAAAACAAAGGTTTTTATAGATCTAAAATGAGACGGAGCATCGGTATTTTGAGTAATTTCAGTACTATTCATTCTTTGATACTAATATAAACTATGGTACTTTGTCAAATAGGCTGTATTGCCTTGAGCATTTTGAGCCATACATTGAATATAACGGGAGTCGGGATACTTTTCGAGCAGGGGAGCGATAGAATCCTCGTATTTAGAACCTTGGGGCAAAATTTGAACAAAAAGCGGCTGTTTATCGGCTCCAGAAAGAATAAGAAAAAAAGTTCTAAACGCAGAATCTTCAGCAGCTTCAATCTTCCACCTTCCATCTTGAACCTGAAAAACAAGGGAAAGAGATGAGGGATTTTCAGGCTCTTTTAAGGTAAGTTTTTTTATAACCCTATTTCCCGACAGATCTTCCAGCACAATGGAGTATTCTCCTATGGGAATTTGTCCAAACGGAGAGGCTATCTTGTTGGAACCGGCCCAGAGCGTTTTTTCGGAATCCGAAGCTCTAAGCTGTGAGGAAGAAAAAAAAGAAGTATTTTCCCTGTTCAAAACCCATGTCAGACCGGACTCCAAATGGATCAGCTGTATGGAAGAGTAATCGTTTCTTCCGTTTTCATCCTTATACATTAAAAATACTGAAAGTCTTTCTTCAATTTTCCCTGAATCTGTTTCCATCCGTAGAATTTTTACGGAAAGCTCAGGTATCTCAGGTTTATCAAAGGAGCATGAAAGCAAAAAAACAGCAATAAAAAAAAACGAAATTTTTTTTGGATATTTTTTTTCTATGATTTTGTTCATTGAATTATCCGCATCATCTTCATGCTAAAACATAAAGGACATGTTCATCACTGTCAGATCCGTATCTTCAAAGCGGTTTGCACTCGATTCAAAACGGACATTTACCTTTTCGCAAGCATCATTTAAGTAAGAAATATAATACATTCCCAAATTTAAATCTTCGGAACCTTCAGGAAGAGCACGATAAAAGTCTATTAAAGAATTTTTGTCGACGTCTGCCATCTTTAAGTCATTTAGGTTTGCCCTGACGGCATCCGATTGTTCATTTTTACTGTAAAGGGTAACCTGAAGCTTGCCCTGTGTACCTATCGAGGCAGTGCCTCCGCTTCCCAACTTCCATGAAACAAATACCAGTTCTTGTTTTTTTTCAAGCTCGGCAACAAGCCGGCGGCGTATTTCGGGATCAAAGAGAGCCTCTTGGGGGTCATCCAGTTCAGGAAACAAGCTTACAGCTTCTTTCCGCAAATTCATGTTTTCTGCACTCAAGATCAATTCCATAAGCATTAAAGCTATGTACTCGGCTATCTTCGTTTTGTCCATGTATTCTGTAAGGGAAGTCCGTATTGTTTTTAGAATCAGATCAAAGTCCTTGTGCATCCTAAATTTAGTTATGATAAACCAAGTAAACGGGCGCATCATATTTAGAAATTTTTCAGCCAAAAAGAGCTGAATATTTTTTTCTTCGGGCGACAGGGCATTGTTCTTTGTTATAAAAGAAAAAAGAGGCTTTACTATTTCCTGTTTTGCTTCATAAATTACTTTTTCGTTTTGCTGCAATACATTAGCCAAAAATTTTTCGTTTATGCGGGTTTTCTCGTCAATTATACTTGCAGGATTTTGCCTGTTCCATTTTTTTATAACGGGAGAGTTTAAGATTTGTTTAAAAATATAATCGTCATATTGCTTATATAAAACCGAATATACTATAAGCTTTGAAAGGTCCATAACCTCCTGCCGTGAAGAAACGAATTCGGGTTTTGAGATTTCAATCTTTGAGATATAATCCACCAAAAGCAAGCGCTGAATAGTTTCAGGCATAAATTTTTCTAGAGAAATGCCGTATTCTTCGATATTTCCGGCAAGTTTAAATTTAAGGAGTTTTTTATTTCTTTTTATAAAGAACGTAGAACCTTCCTGAGTCAAAATAAGCTTTAGCGGAAGATCCAAAATTCTTTTCTTTTCACTTGCAGCCATAAAATCTCCTCTCCCCTATACTAACATACAATTAACTACATTTTTCATTTTAGCATAATTTTACGAAAAATTCTATAGGTTAATTAAAGGGATGAAAGTATCGATCGGATTTCCGATGCTTTTGAATAATTCGGATTTTTATTCAATACGCCTTCCAAAATAAGCTTTGCATCAGCCTTTTTATCCAAGCTTATGTAAAGTTTGCCCAGTTCATAATAAGCATCCCAGTTTTTAGTATCAACCTTTATAATCTGCTCATAAACGCTTACGGCATTTTCTTTTAGATCGGCAGAAATATAGGCGGCAGCCAAATTCTGCTTTGCCGTAATATTAAGAGGCTGGGTCTTTACGGCATTGGAGTAATGAGTAACCGACCTATTGTAGTCACCTTTTAAGCCGTATAACTTGCCTAAATTAGTGTTTACTTCAAAATTATTTTGTTCAAGCCTATAGGCAGCCAAAAGATTTTCTTCAGCTTCTCCGAATTTTTCCTCATCCAAATACATGCGCCCTAAGTTTATTCTGGGCTTAGCATAGTTTTTATTTGCAGAAACAGCCTGCGTGTAATAATCGTAAGCCTCAGACTTTCTTCCGTTTTTTTCCAGAGTTAAACCGTATGTATATAGGACTCTTGCATCTGCAGGCTTGAGTTTATAAGCTTTTTCGGCATTAGACAGGGCTTCGCCGTGTTTTCCCAAATCAACCTGTACCGTTGCCAAGTTATAATAGGTTATGGCATCATCTTCACCCAGAGTAATAGCCTCCTTAAAGTGACGCTCTGCCAAGTTATTTTGTCCCAAATCCGCATATACTTGAGCCATTTCCCGTAAGGCCGGAAGATTGGTAGGCTCATAAGAAAGAGCGTTTTTATAGTTTTGTACAGCCTGATCAAATTTTCTTTGAGCCTTGCGTATACGGGCCATTTCCAAAAAGGCCTTTACATAATCAGGCCTTAACCTTACAGCTGAAGAAAAAGCGGAAAAAGCTTCATTATCCAAACCTAATTTTCTCGATGCCATTCCCAAATTAAAAAAAGCATTATCGAATTTTGGATTGGACTTTACGCTTCTTTCAAAAGAGGACTTTGCCTTTTGATAATGACCTCTTGCATAATATTTTTTACCAAGTTCATAATTGTATAAATAATTATCCGGATCTAATTTTTGAGCCTTTTCCAACTCTACAAAGGCAACCTGAGGCTGTTTTTGAGCATCTGCAATTTGAGAATAAACATAATGCGCCCTTGCATTTTGCCAGTCGGCACTTACGGATTTTTTTATGTATGTGTCGGCATCCGAAAGAGCTCTTTCGGCATCTCCGGTTCCTTCACGTTCTGCAGCATAGTCATTTAGGGCAGAAGCCATATCCAAATATTTTTTTGCGGTAAACGAAACTTCAGAATCGGGCATCTTGGCCGAAGCTTTGGAAAAGATACTAAGGGCCGAATTAAGATTTCCGTTTTTTAAAAAATTCATTCCCTCAGACACCAGCCGGGACACTTCGTCCATCTGAGCCTTGGTTTTTGCATCAGCATTTTGCTTTGCAAGTCTCTCGGCTTCTGAGGCTTTTTGAACCTCTAAATCGGCCTTTTTTCTTCTTTCTTCTTCAAGTCTCTTTTTTTCTGCATCAGCCGCCTTTTTTGCAGCCTCATCTTTTGCTTTTTGTTCTGCAGCTGCCCTAGCCTTTTTTTCGGCTTCTTCCTTGGCTTTTTTTTCTTGTTCTGCCTTAGCTTTCCGCTCTGCTTCAGCCTTAGCAGCAGCAATCTTATTGGCTTCATCTATCGATGCTTTTTTCTTTTCTTCAGCTTCTTTTAAGGCCTTTTGCTGCTTAATCAATTCTTCCTGCCGTTTTTTTGCCTCTTCAGCCCGTTTTAAAGCCTCTGCGGCCTTTCGTTTCTTTTCTTCTTCGGCAGCCTTTTTCTCTTTTTCGGAGGAAGCGGCAAGATTTTTATTTATTTCTTCAGCCAGTCTGAGATTTTCCGCTTCTAAAAGAGCAAGTTCTTTTTCACTCTCTTTTTTTGCTTTTTCAAGTTCAGCTTCAATTTTTGCTGTTTGTTCTTGAAGGCGGGCAAGCTCTTCTTTCTCAGCCTCAATTTTAGCGAGGGTCTGCATATCGGCAGCAGCAGAATCGGAGGTCTTGCTCTTTGTAAAAAATAAGATACCTACAACAACTAATACGGCTATAAAAATACCCGTTAAAATGCCTATTAAAAATTTTTGAAAATCAGTCAAGTTCGTTTTCCTCCGAATAATCTATTGTATCGTCAGCTCCTGCCGATACGGCATCCGCATTGTCAACCGATGAAAGGTTGGCGTTTACATCTTCCATAAGTTTTTTATACCTCTCCTCAGCTGCCAAACGCTCAGCCTCTTCCGCAGCCTTTTTTGCTTCAGCCAAGGCTCTCGCTCTTTCAGCTTCTTCGGCAAGGCCTTCCAAAAGAGATATCATTTTTTCGATTGAAGATCTTTGCAGAGTATCAGGCTTTAAGTTTAAATAAATTTTATAATCTTGTAAAGCACCCTCAGGCTTATCCAGCTTGATACGTGTATTGGCCCTGTTCAAAAAAGCCGGAGCATAGAGGCCGTTTGAAGAAATAGCCTCATTGTACGCCAATTCAGAAGCCTCAAATTGATTTTGTAAAAAATAAACATTGCCTATATTGTAATAATACAAATGGCCGTTAAGAAGATCCTTATCCTTACCTTGAGAAAGATAGGTTAAGGCATCACTGTAATTCCCTATCCTAAAATAGGCAACGCCAAGATAAAGGTAAACCGACTTAGGAGTTCCGGGCTCTTGAATCACCTTAAAAAGAGCCGAAACGGCTTCTCGAGGCTTATCTGCGTACAAAAGTTTTTTACCTTCTTCAAAATAATCTACGGCAAAAAGCAACGAAAAAAAAGATAAAAAAACAGCAAAAAGAATGCTTTTTTTGAATTTTAATCGATAAAAATGCGTTTTCATATTTGACATTCCCTCCCAAAAACTATACCATATAGGTATGTCTTCATTAACGATTATTTTGATTGCAGCGATAAGTGCGAGCCTCATCTTTCTCATTATTTTTTTGTTAAAATCGGTTCTTTTTCCCAAAAAAAGGGCAAGAATCGAAAAAAACTTAAAATCCGGAAAATACGGAGCCGCAATCAAGGATGCAAAATCAATACTCTCAAAAAATCCCAGAGATTCGGAGGCCCGATACCTTTTGGGCAAAGCCTATCTTGCAGACAAAAAAGTTGACCTTGCCTTTATCGAGTTTAAAACTCTAAACAAGACGGCGGTATTTAATAATCCTGCAACCGAAATAGAATTCAGAACCATTATAGCAGATTTATATTTAAAATTCCAGCAGCCGGATGAGGCTTTAAAGGAATTTATGCTTTTAAATAAAAAAGATCCTAAAAATCCCAAGCCTTATTTCCAGGCCGGACAAATCTATGAAAATAAAAATATGTCGGATCAGGCAATAGCCTATTTTCAAAAAGCTATAGAGGTTGATTCCCGCTTTGCAGAAGCCTATGCTTCATTAGGCCTCTTGCTTTTTAAGGCGAATCAAATACCTGAGGCTGAAAAGGCCATTGCCACGGCTTTAAAACTAGCGCCCGATAATAGTGAAACCCTTTATTATCACGGAAGAATCTTAAAAAGCAAAAAAAACTATGCTCAAGCTCTTTCAGCCCTTGAAAAAGCTGCAAGAAAGCAGGAGATAAGAACAAAATGCTTTTTTGAAAGAGGATGCTGCTATATGGAAACGAACAGCCTTGAAAAGGCCGAATTCGAATTCACAAGGGCGATAAAATCTTCAAAGCAGCCATCGGCTCCGGAAGTTCTTTATTCGAGATATCTTTTAGCGGAATGCTGCGAAAAACAAAGAGACATAGATCAGGCAATAGAGCAATGGGAAGCTATAAGTGCAGTCAATCCTAAATTCAGGAACACGGCTCAAAAACTTGAAGAATATTCGGACCTTCGCACCAACGACCACATGAAAGAATATTTAACCCTCATCAAGGAAGAATTTTTCCAAATGTGCCGGGATATTACCGAACAGCACTTTGATTATCCCGTTCAAGCCTTAAAAGAAACAAAGATAGGCTGTACAATCCTTGCAGTCGAAAAGGGCTCGGAGCAATGGCTTAACACAAGAAAAAAGCCCCAACTTTTGATCTTCTCGAGGGACGGACACACGATAACGGAATCTTTTTTACGATCCGTGCATGAAGAGATGAAAAAACAAGCCGTGGTTACCTCTCATATCATAACATCGGGCAATTTTTCGCCTGATGCTATAAAGTTTGCAGAAAACAGGCCTTTTAACCTTATTGATAGACAAAAACTTGAAAGAATAGTAGAAAAAGTAAAATTTACATTTTAGGAAACGGATAATGAAAAAAATTCTATGTATTTCGGATCAGATAGATCCTGTGATTTACAGCAAAGACATAAAAGAAAAATACGGGGATGTGGACTTCATAATATCGGCTGGAGATCTGCCCATAGACTACCTTGACTTTGTACAAAACTCCTTAAATAAACCTCTTTATTTTGTTTTCGGAAGCCATCACTTAAAAGCTCTTACTCACTATCATCCCGAAATGGCTGAAAAGACAAAGGACGGAGAGGTAAATATATTTAAAAAGGGAAACACAAAAAAAAGCAATCAGGGAACATATATAGGATTTAAAAGCTTTAAACATGAAAACATGATAATCGCCGGAGTTTCGGGAGCTAAAAAACACAATGACGGTAAAAATCAATTTACTGAAACACAAATGAGGCGTAAACTTTCAAAAATGATTCCGGCACTATTTTTAAATAAGCTAAGATACGGGCGTTATTTGGATATCTTAGTAACCCACAGTCCCCCGTTGATTGAAAGTGAAAATGAAGAAAACAAACAAGAAGCTTTTGAGTGTTTTACCAAATTTATAAGTTTTTTTAAACCGAAGTATCTTATACACGGGCAAGTCCACATATATGACCCTCAACAATGCCGCAGCACAAAGCATAGAGGAACGGAGATAATTAACGCATACAGCAGACATATTTTGGAGGTACCCTAAAATTTACAAATTGTTACCATTATTTTCAAAATAAATCTTGACGATATTTCCTATAGATGATAGAATTACTACAATGAAAGAAATTGATTCTCTTGACGTTTATGCATTGATTACTCTTTCGGTCTTGAATATTTTATTACTGTTATTTCTCATAAGAATTATGGCTATAAACAAAAAAAAGGCTAAAGAGGTATCGAGGCCTTTTGTTTTGTCAACATATTCTACCTTGGCCTCTGCATTTATTATAAGCATAAGTGCTGCAGCCTCGGTATTTTTTAAAAGCTATATGATTTTAAATATAGGCTTGTCGGTTGTTCTTATTGTTTTTACCGTCTATATAACCTTATCTGAAAGGATGTACCTGCAGGACCAAATCGAAAAAATGAAAAAAGACAAGGCAAATGCAGAGTATATTAAAGAATTACAAAACCTCCCATCTGAAGAGTCTTTACGGGCACGTAAACTTGTAAACACAGCCCGTCTCCTGATCCAAAAGACAAACGGATTAATCTCAGGAAAAAAAGATATCTCATCGGAAATGTTTCCATACATTGCAGAATCTTTTTTAACGGAATTATCAGCCGATGGGGCTGTAGTCCTTGCGGTACAAAGCTTTGAAGAAGTCTTGGCTGTAAAGGCCTTGGTAGGAACCTTTCCTCCTCCGTATAAGTTACCTGATGACCTTGCACGTAAAGAAGATCACGTGTTTTCTAATTTTAAATATGCGCGCTTTGAAATGGGTGAATCGATATTTACGGAAGTTGCCTCCGGAGGCAAAACTCTCCTAATTAAAGATTGGAAAGATACCCCCTTGCTTCCCGACAATGGAAACGAAAAATTTTTACAGCACGGCAGTTTAATATTCTTCCCCCTAATGGTAAACACCGTTGTGGTGGGTGTAGCGGCGGTATCCCGCTGTCCGGATAAGGTTCCCTTTTCGGAAAATGAAGTAAGGATAGGCGAATACCTATCCGGTTTTGCGGCGGAAATGATCAACCTTACTTTAAGTATATCCGAGGCCTCTGAACATGCCGAAATTGAAAATATAACCGATACGGTGGCCAAAATTCAAAAGATTCTTTTACCTAAAAACTTAAAAAAAGTTCCCGGCCTCGAAATTGGAGAATATTTTTTACAGGAGAGAGGTATTTGCAGTGACTATTATGACGTAATAGTTCAACAAAAAAGGGTCTTTATTGTCCTTGCAGATGTTGCAGGTAAAAGCATTCAATCTGCAATTATTATGATTATGATCAGGGCCATCCTCTACCTCATAACAAACACGGATCAAAACACGGAGGCTATTTTAGACTGGCTCAACAAGGGTATTACCGGTAAGATAGATATAGACCACTTTGCAAGTATTTCTCTTTTATCCTATGAACAGCAAACAAATACAATAGAATTCATAGGGGCGGGTCATCAGGCTATGATGATATGGAACAAAGAAAAAAATAAGATTGAATTATTCCAGCAAAAAACGGATCCCATAGGTATAGATGTCCGTTCAACATATAAAAGTATAAAGGTTCCTTTGAAAAAAGGTGATGTAGCAGCGCTTTATACGGATGGTATTATCGAAACGCTTAATGCCGCAGGAGAGCAGTATGGAACTACCAGACTTGCAAAACTAATGGCCGATAATCATTCCGAACATTCAAAGGATATAGTAAATAAAATAAAAAACGATATGATTTCGTTTATAGGAAAGACCCAGACTCATGATGATCGCACTTTGCTGATTATTAAGGCTAGGTAA
It encodes:
- a CDS encoding PP2C family protein-serine/threonine phosphatase gives rise to the protein MKEIDSLDVYALITLSVLNILLLLFLIRIMAINKKKAKEVSRPFVLSTYSTLASAFIISISAAASVFFKSYMILNIGLSVVLIVFTVYITLSERMYLQDQIEKMKKDKANAEYIKELQNLPSEESLRARKLVNTARLLIQKTNGLISGKKDISSEMFPYIAESFLTELSADGAVVLAVQSFEEVLAVKALVGTFPPPYKLPDDLARKEDHVFSNFKYARFEMGESIFTEVASGGKTLLIKDWKDTPLLPDNGNEKFLQHGSLIFFPLMVNTVVVGVAAVSRCPDKVPFSENEVRIGEYLSGFAAEMINLTLSISEASEHAEIENITDTVAKIQKILLPKNLKKVPGLEIGEYFLQERGICSDYYDVIVQQKRVFIVLADVAGKSIQSAIIMIMIRAILYLITNTDQNTEAILDWLNKGITGKIDIDHFASISLLSYEQQTNTIEFIGAGHQAMMIWNKEKNKIELFQQKTDPIGIDVRSTYKSIKVPLKKGDVAALYTDGIIETLNAAGEQYGTTRLAKLMADNHSEHSKDIVNKIKNDMISFIGKTQTHDDRTLLIIKAR
- a CDS encoding M48 family metallopeptidase, whose protein sequence is MKTHFYRLKFKKSILFAVFLSFFSLLFAVDYFEEGKKLLYADKPREAVSALFKVIQEPGTPKSVYLYLGVAYFRIGNYSDALTYLSQGKDKDLLNGHLYYYNIGNVYFLQNQFEASELAYNEAISSNGLYAPAFLNRANTRIKLDKPEGALQDYKIYLNLKPDTLQRSSIEKMISLLEGLAEEAERARALAEAKKAAEEAERLAAEERYKKLMEDVNANLSSVDNADAVSAGADDTIDYSEENELD
- a CDS encoding tetratricopeptide repeat protein → MTDFQKFLIGILTGIFIAVLVVVGILFFTKSKTSDSAAADMQTLAKIEAEKEELARLQEQTAKIEAELEKAKKESEKELALLEAENLRLAEEINKNLAASSEKEKKAAEEEKKRKAAEALKRAEEAKKRQEELIKQQKALKEAEEKKKASIDEANKIAAAKAEAERKAKAEQEKKAKEEAEKKARAAAEQKAKDEAAKKAADAEKKRLEEERRKKADLEVQKASEAERLAKQNADAKTKAQMDEVSRLVSEGMNFLKNGNLNSALSIFSKASAKMPDSEVSFTAKKYLDMASALNDYAAEREGTGDAERALSDADTYIKKSVSADWQNARAHYVYSQIADAQKQPQVAFVELEKAQKLDPDNYLYNYELGKKYYARGHYQKAKSSFERSVKSNPKFDNAFFNLGMASRKLGLDNEAFSAFSSAVRLRPDYVKAFLEMARIRKAQRKFDQAVQNYKNALSYEPTNLPALREMAQVYADLGQNNLAERHFKEAITLGEDDAITYYNLATVQVDLGKHGEALSNAEKAYKLKPADARVLYTYGLTLEKNGRKSEAYDYYTQAVSANKNYAKPRINLGRMYLDEEKFGEAEENLLAAYRLEQNNFEVNTNLGKLYGLKGDYNRSVTHYSNAVKTQPLNITAKQNLAAAYISADLKENAVSVYEQIIKVDTKNWDAYYELGKLYISLDKKADAKLILEGVLNKNPNYSKASEIRSILSSL
- the aroC gene encoding chorismate synthase, with protein sequence MGANSFGRFFTVTSFGESRSAGVGAVIDGCPAGIPLCAEDIQKELNRRKPKNSFDDSDSIKNVFSTRRNETDICEILSGVFEGKTLGSPIAVLVRNNETSSKDYDNLKDVFRPGHADYAYEVKYGHRDYRGGGRASGRETIGRVIGGAVAKKMLEVFALKTDKKPIEVRVRAEEIAGLKAETPIKEDDELPENIFERLKALAYKGDSAGCILSCSILNVPEGLGSPVFGKLDAVLSQAIMSIGSVKGIEIGGGFYSASIPGSENNEISKNYSGGILGGISCNMDYPLNSNYEAGRKGEQGCQIDLKLAVKPVPSIKMNQGTFNKRGDRVTLSVGGNHDICLFPRIVPVIEAMIYLVLADAFLASRIERF
- the trmB gene encoding tRNA (guanosine(46)-N7)-methyltransferase TrmB, with translation MNSTEITQNTDAPSHFRSIKTFVLRTGRMTEGQKRNYESFYQKWCIPYTESLIDFKTFFQNDNPVIIEIGFGMGTATAQIAEDNPDKNYLGIEVFKAGVGKLLGEIEEKKLNNLRIIEHDAIEVLENMINDECVDGFHIFFPDPWQKKRNHKRRLVRRPRTDLLSKKLKKGGYIYMVTDWENYAEDAFEQLSETPDLKSKYEKFAPAQSWRPATKFEKKGLKKEHVINELIFEKLCCKKFL
- a CDS encoding tetratricopeptide repeat protein, yielding MSSLTIILIAAISASLIFLIIFLLKSVLFPKKRARIEKNLKSGKYGAAIKDAKSILSKNPRDSEARYLLGKAYLADKKVDLAFIEFKTLNKTAVFNNPATEIEFRTIIADLYLKFQQPDEALKEFMLLNKKDPKNPKPYFQAGQIYENKNMSDQAIAYFQKAIEVDSRFAEAYASLGLLLFKANQIPEAEKAIATALKLAPDNSETLYYHGRILKSKKNYAQALSALEKAARKQEIRTKCFFERGCCYMETNSLEKAEFEFTRAIKSSKQPSAPEVLYSRYLLAECCEKQRDIDQAIEQWEAISAVNPKFRNTAQKLEEYSDLRTNDHMKEYLTLIKEEFFQMCRDITEQHFDYPVQALKETKIGCTILAVEKGSEQWLNTRKKPQLLIFSRDGHTITESFLRSVHEEMKKQAVVTSHIITSGNFSPDAIKFAENRPFNLIDRQKLERIVEKVKFTF
- a CDS encoding metallophosphoesterase, with amino-acid sequence MKKILCISDQIDPVIYSKDIKEKYGDVDFIISAGDLPIDYLDFVQNSLNKPLYFVFGSHHLKALTHYHPEMAEKTKDGEVNIFKKGNTKKSNQGTYIGFKSFKHENMIIAGVSGAKKHNDGKNQFTETQMRRKLSKMIPALFLNKLRYGRYLDILVTHSPPLIESENEENKQEAFECFTKFISFFKPKYLIHGQVHIYDPQQCRSTKHRGTEIINAYSRHILEVP